From Atribacteraceae bacterium, the proteins below share one genomic window:
- the flgB gene encoding flagellar basal body rod protein FlgB gives MTGKIVHNRIINLLERGLDASAFRHGILAGNVSNVETPGYRRFDMDFTGYLEAGIQKQTAKLPLVFTHENHFREGPYRIKGLEKEMEEFAVRQDASGVDIEKEMTLVLQNALYHQILSRIISDRLSGLRNVIREVR, from the coding sequence GTGACCGGGAAAATAGTCCATAATAGAATCATCAACCTTTTGGAGCGGGGCTTGGATGCCTCGGCCTTCCGGCATGGGATCCTGGCCGGTAATGTGTCCAACGTGGAAACGCCGGGATATCGTCGGTTCGACATGGATTTTACCGGGTACCTGGAAGCCGGGATTCAAAAGCAAACAGCGAAGCTTCCGCTTGTGTTCACTCATGAAAACCATTTCCGCGAAGGGCCATACCGGATCAAGGGTCTCGAAAAAGAAATGGAAGAATTTGCCGTCCGGCAGGACGCCTCAGGGGTTGATATCGAAAAAGAAATGACTTTGGTTCTGCAGAACGCCCTCTATCATCAAATTCTGTCCCGTATAATTTCCGATAGGCTAAGCGGGCTGCGCAACGTTATCCGGGAGGTCCGATAA
- the flgC gene encoding flagellar basal body rod protein FlgC — protein MKLFRHLDISASALTAGRFRMDVIATNIANAESTRTENGEVFRRRQVVFQPIRETGGVKVVRVMEDQVTPTRFVYQPGHPDANPSGYVEFPNVIMVNEMVDLMAATRAYEANITVLNASREIINASLGIGR, from the coding sequence ATGAAACTTTTCCGTCATCTTGATATCAGCGCCTCCGCCCTCACTGCCGGACGCTTTCGCATGGATGTTATCGCCACCAACATCGCCAACGCGGAGTCCACCCGTACGGAGAACGGCGAGGTTTTCCGCCGCAGACAGGTCGTCTTCCAGCCGATCAGGGAAACCGGCGGAGTAAAAGTGGTACGGGTCATGGAAGATCAGGTCACACCTACCCGCTTTGTCTACCAGCCCGGCCATCCCGACGCGAATCCCAGCGGGTATGTCGAATTTCCCAATGTGATTATGGTCAATGAAATGGTGGACCTGATGGCCGCTACCCGAGCCTATGAAGCCAATATCACCGTATTGAATGCATCCCGGGAAATCATCAATGCCAGCCTGGGCATTGGAAGGTAA
- the fliE gene encoding flagellar hook-basal body complex protein FliE yields MIIRDLTSIYNGLKSLPGTEQEKVGPGPSGFGNALTDALQEVNELQHAANKEIESVVLGTEQNVHQALIAMEKAGIAMQLTIQIRNRVVEAYQEIMRIQV; encoded by the coding sequence ATGATTATTCGTGATTTGACGTCGATATATAACGGATTGAAGTCTTTGCCCGGAACGGAACAGGAGAAAGTTGGACCGGGACCGTCTGGTTTCGGTAACGCGTTGACCGACGCCCTGCAGGAGGTCAATGAACTGCAGCATGCGGCGAATAAGGAGATCGAGAGCGTGGTCCTGGGAACGGAGCAAAACGTCCACCAGGCGCTTATCGCCATGGAGAAAGCCGGTATCGCTATGCAGTTGACGATCCAAATACGAAACAGAGTGGTTGAAGCTTATCAGGAAATCATGAGAATACAGGTATAG